A genome region from Equus caballus isolate H_3958 breed thoroughbred chromosome 19, TB-T2T, whole genome shotgun sequence includes the following:
- the LOC138918886 gene encoding ral guanine nucleotide dissociation stimulator-like, whose translation MFSCFLPPDQGSGSQKARRENLWRRCGRWLSSHAPHRWTFGRRSSQSVTQETGQQLSHDALDSTTLQEGKVPHAAKRGQGRLRAENPSPAKSKASRLVWTVQAGRRQKRVEHLVPAFLEGDTAYVHSFLCTYRGFATTRQVLELLFQRAISFILGAWLRWYPEDFIQPPDVPSLELLLAYIGLNMPGSELEHRARVLLSRLEQPEHTDAKTEAAAPPKDAEDPEDPAPSLPLGPSPAQSRTGILRATAGSRPSASTGSIPATTLSS comes from the exons atgttctcctgctttctcccgcctgaccagggctctggttcccagaaagcccgcagggagaacctttggagacgttgtggacgctggctcagctcccacgccccccaccgctggacctttggcaggaggtcctctcag agcgtcactcaggagacgggccagcagctgagccacgacgccctcgactccaccaccctgcaggaagggaaggtgccccacgctgccaagcgaggccagggccggctcagg gctgaaaatccatccccagcgaagagcaaagcgtcccgcctggtgtggaccgtccaggctggaaggcggcagaagcgagtggagcacctggtgcccgccttcctggagggcgacaccgcctacgtccacagcttcctgtgcacgtatagaggttttgccaccacacgacaggtgctggagcttctgtttcaaag ggccatctccttcattctgggcgcctggctccgatggtaccctgaggattttatccagcccccagatgttcccagcctggaactgctcttggcctacatcggtctcaatatgcccggctcggagctggagcaccgcgcccgcgttcttctttcccggctggagcagcctgagcacactgatgccaagactgagg ctgcagctccaccgaaagacgcggaagaccctgaagatccggcaccgtctctccctctcgggcccagcccagctcagagccgcacaggcatcttgcgagccacagccggctcaagaccttcagcaagcactggcagcatcccagccactaccctcagctcctga
- the LOC138918885 gene encoding ral guanine nucleotide dissociation stimulator-like, with product MFSCFLPPDQGSGSQKARRENLWRRCGRWLSSHAPHRWTFGRRSSQSVTHETGQQLSHDALDSTTLQEGKVPHAAKRGQGRLRAENPSPAKSKASRLVWTVQAGRRQKRVEHLVPAFLEGDTAYVHSFLCTYRGFATTRQVLELLFQRYGCVLAYGDEDGGPLDQLKKAISFILGAWLRWYPEDFIQPPDVPSLELLLAYIGLNMPGSELEHRARVLLSRLEQPEHTDAKTEAAAPPKDAEDPEDPAPSLPLGPSPAQSRTGILRATAGSRPSASTGSIPATTLSS from the exons atgttctcctgctttctcccgcctgaccagggctctggttcccagaaagcccgcagggagaacctttggagacgttgtggacgctggctcagctcccacgccccccaccgctggacctttggcaggaggtcctctcag agtgTCACTCATgagacgggccagcagctgagccacgacgccctcgactccaccaccctgcaggaagggaaggtgccccacgctgccaagcgaggccagggccggctcagg gctgaaaatccatccccagcgaagagcaaagcgtcccgcctggtgtggaccgtccaggctggaaggcggcagaagcgagtggagcacctggtgcccgccttcctggagggcgacaccgcctacgtccacagcttcctgtgcacgtatagaggttttgccaccacacgacaggtgctggagcttctgtttcaaag atacggttgtgtccttgcctatggcgatgaggacggcggacccctagaccaactcaaaaa ggccatctccttcattctgggcgcctggctccgatggtaccctgaggattttatccagcccccagatgttcccagcctggaactgctcttggcctacatcggtctcaatatgcccggctcggagctggagcaccgcgcccgcgttcttctttcccggctggagcagcctgagcacactgatgccaagactgagg ctgcagctccaccgaaagacgcggaggaccctgaagatccggcaccgtctctccctctcgggcccagcccagctcagagccgcacaggcatcttgcgagccacagccggctcaagaccttcagcaagcactggcagcatcccagccactaccctcagctcctga
- the LOC138918887 gene encoding ral guanine nucleotide dissociation stimulator-like, whose translation MRRPPVSSRYGCVLAYGDEDGGPLDQLKKAISFILGAWLRWYPEDFIQPPDVPSLELLLAYIGLNMPGSELEHRARVLLSRLEQPEHTDAKTEAAAPPKDAEDPEDPAPSLPLGPSPAQSRTGILRATAGSRPSASTGSIPATTLSS comes from the exons atgcgacgtcctcctgtgtcttctagatacggttgtgtccttgcctatggcgatgaggacggcggacccctagaccaactcaaaaa ggccatctccttcattctgggcgcctggctccgatggtaccctgaggattttatccagcccccagatgttcccagcctggaactgctcttggcctacatcggtctcaatatgcccggctcggagctggagcaccgcgcccgcgttcttctttcccggctggagcagcctgagcacactgatgccaagactgagg ctgcagctccaccgaaagacgcggaagaccctgaagatccggcaccgtctctccctctcgggcccagcccagctcagagccgcacaggcatcttgcgagccacagccggctcaagaccttcagcaagcactggcagcatcccagccactaccctcagctcctga
- the LOC138918888 gene encoding ral guanine nucleotide dissociation stimulator-like — protein sequence MFSCFLPPDRGSGSQKARRENLWRRCGRWLSSHAPHRWTFGRRSSQSVTQETGQQLSHDALDSTTLQEGKVPHAAKRGQGRLRAENPSPAKSKASRLVWTVQAGRRQKRVEHLVPAFLEGDTAYVHSFLCTYRGFATTRQVLELLFQRYGCVLAYGDEDGGPLDQLKKAISFILGAWLRWYPEDFIQPPDVPSLELLLAYIGLNMPGSELEHRARVLLSRLEQPEHTDAKTEAAAPPKDAEDPEDPAPSLPLGPSPAQSRTGILRATAGSRPSASTGSIPATTLSS from the exons atgttctcctgctttctcccgcctgaccggggctctggttcccagaaagcccgcagggagaacctttggagacgttgtggacgctggctcagctcccacgccccccaccgctggacctttggcaggaggtcctctcag agcgtcactcaggagacgggccagcagctgagccacgacgccctcgactccaccaccctgcaggaagggaaggtgccccacgctgccaagcgaggccagggccggctcagg gctgaaaatccatccccagcgaagagcaaagcgtcccgcctggtgtggaccgtccaggctggaaggcggcagaagcgagtggagcacctggtgcccgccttcctggagggcgacaccgcctacgtccacagcttcctgtgcacgtatagaggttttgccaccacacgacaggtgctggagcttctgtttcaaag atatggttgtgtccttgcctatggcgatgaggacggcggacccctagaccaactcaaaaa ggccatctccttcattctgggcgcctggctccgatggtaccctgaggattttatccagcccccagatgttcccagcctggaactgctcttggcctacatcggtctcaatatgcccggctcggagctggagcaccgcgcccgcgttcttctttcccggctggagcagcctgagcacactgatgccaagactgagg ctgcagctccaccgaaagacgcggaagaccctgaagatccggcaccgtctctccctctcgggcccagcccagctcagagccgcacaggcatcttgcgagccacagccggctcaagaccttcagcaagcactggcagcatcccagccactaccctcagctcctga